CCACCGAGCTGCGCAGCTTCACCCGGTGGGCGCGCTCGCTGGGGCAGGAGCCCGGCGGGCGGACCGTCACCGTGGGCCCGGGCACGGCCGACGCCGAGGAGGCGGAGCAGCTGCGGATCGCCACCGGCGCGCCCGTGTACCGGGTGCTGCGGCTGCGGACCCTGTCGGGGGCGCCGGTGATGGTGGAGCGGACGACGTACCCGCAGGCGGTCGGCGCCCTGGTGGCGGCGATGCCGCTGGACACCGCCTCGTACTCCGAGCAACTGGCCCTGCACGGGGTCCTCTTCACCGACGCCCACCACACCATCGACATCGCGCCCGCCGACGCCGAGGACGCGCGCCTGCTGGGCTGCCGGGCCGGGGAGGCGCTGCTGCGGGAGCGGCGGCGCTCCACCGACCCGGCGGGCACCCCGGTGGAGTGGTCGCAGGACCGCTACCTGCCGGGGACGGTGGCCTTCACGGCGCACTCGACGGCGACCAGCGCCCTGGGGCGCCGGCTGCGGCCCTGAACCGGAAGACACCCCCTAGGTGAGGAGGAGCCCCGCCAGCAGCGGCCGGAAGTGCGCGAAGTCCGGGGTCGCCATCAGAGGGTCCTTGGCCTGCTCGTCCCACCGGCGCACCGCGACCGCGTCGGCCGCCCCCGGCAGCGCTTCGAAGGCCCGTGCCTGCTCCGGCGTCATCGGCCCGCCCTGCACGCGCAGGGTGTGCACCGACGCCTCCGAGAGCAGGGCGGCGTAACCGGGCTCGGCCGTGCAGAGGTACCGCTTGGCGGCGACGTGCAGCCGTACCGGCCCGGTCACCTCCGGCCCGAACCAGCGGGCCAGCCAGTCGGCCCCGGTGTGGCCGTGGCGGTTGTCCCGGCCCTCCTCCATCAGGTCGCGGCCGGTCACCGTCCCGTGGAAGTGCCCGACGTCGTGCAGCAGCGCGGCGGCCACCAGGTGGGCGGGGGCCCCGGCGGCCTCGGCGAGGGCGCCGGCCTGGAGCATGTGCTGGGCCTGGGTCACCTCCTCGCCGAAGTACTCGGCGCCGCCCTCGCCCTCGAAGAGCTCCGCCAGCAGATCGAGGGGACCGGGGCCGGCGCCCGGCGCGCGGTCGGCGGCGTTCACGCGGCGGCTCCTTCGCGGCGCAGCACGGCCAGGGCGGAGCCCAGCCCGTCGAGGTCGGCGTACGCCCCTTGCAGGTGCCGGCCGCCGGACTCGGCGAAGGCCGTACGGGCGTGCAGCAGGCGGGTGTTGTCGAAGACGAGGCAGTCCCCGGGCGCGAGCCGGAAGTCGAGGCGCAGTTCCGGACGGAGCAGCAGCTCGCCGAAGCGCCGGTAGGCGGCGTAGAACTCCTCGAGGACCGGGGCGCTCCCGTGGAGGGTGCCGAAGGAGCGGTTGTTGTACCGGATCTCGCGGATCCGCCCGAGCGGGTCGACGTCGATCAGGGGCCGCTGCGCGCGCAGTTCGGTGCGGGTATCGGTGAAGGAGAACTCCACGGGCACCCGGGTCAGCACGCCGAAGGCCCGCGGATCCTCCTCCCGCAGCAGCGCGGCCGCGTGGAAGCCGTCGACCAGACCGGAGTCCCCGCCGAGCGCCTCGTTGCGCAGGCAGTGCAGCATCTGCACGGTGGGCACCGGGTCCCGGTACGGGTTGTCGGTGTGCGGGCCGATCGCCGCTCCGGTGAAGGCCAGGTTGTTCGGCCCGGCCTCGACCCGGACCTCGAAGAGCTCCCCGTAGTTCGTGCGGCGCACGAAGCCGAAGGTCTGCGCCACGTCGAGCACCATCCGGTCCCGGCAGGGCACGCCCCGCAGCAGGACGAAGCCGAGCCGCCGCACGCTCTCCAGCGCCCGGATCCGTACCGCCCGGTCGCCGGTGTAGGCGTCCCACGAGGCTCCGGGCAGCCGGCCGGTGAGGTCGGCGGCGGTCCACAGCTCCTTGTCGGCCTCGGTGCGGCCGTCGCCCCCGGAGCCGCGCGGGCCGCCGGGGGAGTGGGCGTCGAGCCAGGCGGCCGGGTAGCGCGAGCGGTGCCCGTCCGGCTCCCACACCACTTCCCACGCGGGCCCGCCGTCACCGGGCACCTCGCGCACGGCGCCGGGGGCCAGTCCGGCCGGCAGGTCGGTGATCTGGAACAGCTTCTGGCCGGTGCGCGGATCGCGGCAGTCGCCGCAGGGGCAGTTGTCGCGCAGCCAGGGCGCGGGCGCATCGGTGATCGCCGTCGAGGACATCGGGACTCCCGTCGTCATAAGTTGTATATACAACTCTGGTCCGGCGGCATGCTGACAGCCCCGGATGACCGCGAAATGACGCCGAGGTGGCCGCAGCGGACCGCAACCGGAACCGGAACCCGGGTGCCTTCGTCTGATCCCGCGTGTGGATGAAGCGAAGGATCCTGGCCCTGTTGTTCGCCCTGCTCGCGACCCAGCTGGGGTCGCTGATCAGCCCCGCCTACGCGTGCGGCTGCGGGGCGATGGTCCCCGACGGGGCCTCCCGGATCGGGGTCGACCGGGAGAGCTCCGTCGTGCGCTGGGACGGCCGGACCGAAGAGATCGTGATGCGCTTCACCGTCGACGGCGACGCCCGCCGCGCGGCCTGGATCATGCCGGTCCCGGGCCGGGCCACCGTGGAACTCGGCAACCCCGGCCTCTTCCCCCAGCTGAGCGAACTCACCCGGCCCGAGCACCGCACCCGTACGTACTTCTGGCCGCGCGCCGCCGACTGGCCCTTCTCCTCCGGACGCCTGGACGGTGCGGGCGCCCTCCTGCCGGGCGCCGGCGCCCCGGTCGGCGTGGTCGGCCGCGAGCGGCTCGGCGACTTCGACGTGGCACGGCTGACCGCCACCGACCCCGAGGCCCTGCGCACCTGGCTCGAGGACAACGGCTTCAGGCTGCCCGAGCGGCTCGCCGCCGAACTGAAGCCGTACGTCGACCAGAAGTGGGAGTACGTGGCCGTCCGCCTCGCCCCCCGGGAGCCGGGCAGGCCCCTGCACGGCGAACTCGACCCGCTGCGCATCCGCTTCGACAGCC
The Streptomyces sp. NBC_00091 genome window above contains:
- a CDS encoding GntR family transcriptional regulator, with translation MNEAAHAPKEAPEPRRAAGRTPLYLKVAEDLRGAITAGEYGSGARLPAEDELARRYAVSRGTVRQALAALRTDGLVTSRRGTRRVVLGGPGEENAATELRSFTRWARSLGQEPGGRTVTVGPGTADAEEAEQLRIATGAPVYRVLRLRTLSGAPVMVERTTYPQAVGALVAAMPLDTASYSEQLALHGVLFTDAHHTIDIAPADAEDARLLGCRAGEALLRERRRSTDPAGTPVEWSQDRYLPGTVAFTAHSTATSALGRRLRP
- a CDS encoding phosphonate degradation HD-domain oxygenase — protein: MNAADRAPGAGPGPLDLLAELFEGEGGAEYFGEEVTQAQHMLQAGALAEAAGAPAHLVAAALLHDVGHFHGTVTGRDLMEEGRDNRHGHTGADWLARWFGPEVTGPVRLHVAAKRYLCTAEPGYAALLSEASVHTLRVQGGPMTPEQARAFEALPGAADAVAVRRWDEQAKDPLMATPDFAHFRPLLAGLLLT
- a CDS encoding DUF2330 domain-containing protein, with translation MKRRILALLFALLATQLGSLISPAYACGCGAMVPDGASRIGVDRESSVVRWDGRTEEIVMRFTVDGDARRAAWIMPVPGRATVELGNPGLFPQLSELTRPEHRTRTYFWPRAADWPFSSGRLDGAGALLPGAGAPVGVVGRERLGDFDVARLTATDPEALRTWLEDNGFRLPERLAAELKPYVDQKWEYVAVRLAPREPGRPLHGELDPLRIRFDSPRLVYPMRLSRLALTPQSLSLYVLADHRMEPGSAIGGAAPEVTFAGTVTPTGALGELTGGKKVFLTAIDQRFPDPASIDGDHELRATAKDTPYRRAVYHDELLTAGGVPVWLLTVGGALVAVAAAAVFLATRRRRPRSPSGQRGIALDLR
- a CDS encoding TauD/TfdA family dioxygenase, with product MTTGVPMSSTAITDAPAPWLRDNCPCGDCRDPRTGQKLFQITDLPAGLAPGAVREVPGDGGPAWEVVWEPDGHRSRYPAAWLDAHSPGGPRGSGGDGRTEADKELWTAADLTGRLPGASWDAYTGDRAVRIRALESVRRLGFVLLRGVPCRDRMVLDVAQTFGFVRRTNYGELFEVRVEAGPNNLAFTGAAIGPHTDNPYRDPVPTVQMLHCLRNEALGGDSGLVDGFHAAALLREEDPRAFGVLTRVPVEFSFTDTRTELRAQRPLIDVDPLGRIREIRYNNRSFGTLHGSAPVLEEFYAAYRRFGELLLRPELRLDFRLAPGDCLVFDNTRLLHARTAFAESGGRHLQGAYADLDGLGSALAVLRREGAAA